The following coding sequences lie in one Sinorhizobium fredii USDA 257 genomic window:
- a CDS encoding peptidoglycan-binding domain-containing protein — protein sequence MAPRKRKQPERKRGGRPRPGIALRGLALAGQGLGRCAVLAGRLIVHHPVGAGGLATFAVVFSFVAANAMWYQHGNHPSPLLRTRVPLVGPEVAERLAAANGEAVEPRKVTTFVIEREGETKSVQVKDTVGERESSEQRMPRSPESVSDVGAALPPPALVADVQKELARLGLYVGTPDGRSGPKTESAILRFEKRAGRSETGLASVDLLQALRAAPGSEMAIVAPDNRPYSDPKSTPAEVDPVAAAIRTAEEDATLTPRAEIPVSSELVMNIQKGLSNLAYADIVVDGVAGDQTRAAIRHFEKHYRLPQTGEPNGKVLDKLKEIGAL from the coding sequence ATGGCGCCGCGCAAGCGAAAACAGCCTGAGCGGAAACGGGGCGGCCGGCCACGGCCGGGCATCGCGTTGCGCGGACTGGCGCTCGCGGGCCAGGGCCTCGGACGTTGCGCTGTGCTTGCCGGCCGGTTGATCGTGCACCACCCGGTGGGAGCCGGCGGGTTGGCAACTTTCGCCGTTGTTTTCAGCTTCGTGGCGGCGAACGCCATGTGGTATCAGCACGGCAACCATCCCTCGCCGCTGTTGCGCACCCGAGTTCCCCTGGTGGGTCCCGAGGTTGCCGAGCGTTTGGCCGCCGCCAATGGCGAGGCCGTCGAGCCGCGCAAGGTGACGACCTTCGTGATCGAGCGCGAAGGCGAGACCAAGTCGGTACAGGTCAAGGACACGGTCGGCGAAAGGGAATCGTCCGAGCAACGCATGCCGCGGTCCCCCGAATCCGTGTCGGACGTGGGCGCTGCCCTTCCACCACCGGCACTCGTCGCCGATGTCCAGAAGGAGCTTGCCCGGCTTGGTCTTTATGTCGGCACGCCGGACGGCCGCAGCGGTCCAAAGACCGAATCCGCTATCCTTCGCTTCGAAAAGCGCGCCGGTCGCAGCGAGACCGGCTTGGCCAGCGTCGATCTCCTTCAAGCGCTCCGTGCAGCGCCGGGCTCGGAGATGGCCATTGTAGCGCCGGACAATCGGCCCTATTCCGACCCGAAATCGACGCCCGCCGAAGTCGATCCCGTCGCCGCCGCAATCCGAACGGCGGAAGAGGATGCAACGCTTACTCCGCGCGCCGAAATTCCGGTATCGAGCGAATTGGTCATGAATATCCAAAAGGGGCTGAGCAATCTCGCTTACGCGGATATCGTCGTCGACGGTGTAGCCGGCGATCAGACACGGGCGGCGATCCGTCATTTCGAGAAGCACTACCGGCTTCCGCAGACCGGCGAACCGAATGGCAAGGTTCTCGATAAACTTAAGGAAATCGGCGCGCTCTAG
- a CDS encoding DUF1491 family protein: MRVKTHIFVASLLRRVFASGGYAAVLRKGAEEAGAIFIRHRTRLGTETLYAPAPQSFFEEEGESIRKFELRLRDAEAENVDGALSSEIRFDPDCWIVEIELDDCSDLLHVVTDPGR; this comes from the coding sequence ATGCGCGTCAAAACCCATATCTTCGTCGCTTCGCTCCTGCGCCGCGTTTTCGCGAGCGGCGGTTATGCGGCGGTGCTGCGCAAGGGAGCGGAAGAGGCCGGGGCGATCTTCATTCGCCACCGCACCCGCTTGGGGACCGAGACGCTCTATGCGCCGGCGCCGCAGAGCTTCTTCGAGGAGGAGGGCGAAAGCATCCGCAAGTTCGAACTCCGGCTGCGGGACGCGGAGGCGGAAAATGTCGACGGCGCTCTCTCGTCCGAGATCCGCTTCGACCCGGATTGCTGGATCGTCGAGATCGAACTCGACGATTGCAGCGATCTGTTGCATGTCGTCACTGACCCCGGCCGCTGA
- a CDS encoding DUF2336 domain-containing protein, with protein MASRFLHLGFVVTNRFRELERPQTGRLKDVVLMATVTGFESLRVPRKSDLKQFAELFEPLFLGSSNEARRQAAAALSQCAHVPESVALLIGSMPISIAAIFLTRSKAIPDRTLMSIIRQQGPAHANAIAHREDLSPAIVNALVEHHQFTAAAPRGDISVAAAPTETATADDHPSSERLARENTLREEIRTLARAGSRPLPEGARLQPIDELHQALLLRFARNNEAVLFATALADALAASRALAERILLDVSGQQLAVTLAAIDFPGRDLHALLVALYPHLSDRLGSGDHAEALIRSIDRKTSVERVESWLRADGEVRPNRHETNFAENRARDSRLQEARAAGATAGAAQPKRTIGRK; from the coding sequence ATGGCGTCACGCTTTTTGCATCTGGGATTTGTCGTGACGAACCGCTTTCGTGAGTTGGAAAGGCCGCAGACGGGCCGGCTGAAGGACGTCGTGCTGATGGCGACCGTCACCGGCTTCGAGAGCCTTCGCGTTCCGCGCAAGTCCGACCTGAAGCAGTTTGCCGAACTCTTCGAACCGCTTTTCCTCGGTTCCAGCAACGAAGCGCGCCGGCAGGCGGCGGCCGCCCTGTCGCAATGCGCCCATGTGCCCGAATCGGTGGCGCTGCTGATCGGCAGCATGCCGATCTCGATTGCCGCGATCTTTCTCACCCGGTCGAAAGCGATCCCCGATCGGACCCTGATGTCGATAATCCGCCAGCAGGGCCCCGCCCATGCCAATGCGATCGCGCACCGGGAGGATCTTTCACCGGCGATCGTCAACGCGCTTGTCGAGCACCACCAGTTCACCGCCGCCGCGCCGCGCGGCGACATTTCCGTTGCGGCCGCCCCGACCGAAACGGCAACGGCCGACGATCATCCATCCTCCGAGCGCCTGGCGCGCGAAAACACGCTGCGCGAGGAGATCAGGACGCTGGCGCGCGCCGGGTCCAGACCTCTCCCCGAGGGCGCACGCCTCCAGCCGATCGACGAGCTCCATCAGGCGCTGCTCTTGCGGTTTGCCCGCAACAACGAAGCGGTCCTCTTTGCGACGGCTCTTGCCGACGCCCTGGCGGCGAGCCGCGCGCTTGCTGAGAGAATCCTCCTGGACGTTTCCGGCCAGCAGCTCGCCGTCACACTCGCGGCGATCGACTTCCCGGGCCGGGACCTGCACGCCCTGCTTGTGGCTCTCTACCCACATCTTTCCGATAGGCTTGGCTCAGGCGATCATGCCGAGGCGCTGATCAGGAGCATCGACCGGAAGACAAGCGTCGAGCGCGTGGAATCCTGGCTGCGCGCCGACGGAGAGGTAAGGCCGAACCGGCACGAGACCAATTTCGCCGAGAATCGGGCACGCGATTCGCGTCTGCAGGAGGCCCGTGCGGCCGGCGCCACCGCGGGTGCGGCACAGCCCAAGCGGACGATTGGACGAAAATAA
- a CDS encoding SH3 domain-containing protein translates to MKKAFLRAAAVCALSLMPFVAEAAEGFATANVNMRSGPSTRYPAVTIIPAGEAVEIHGCLADRPWCDVSFYDGRGWVAGQYVQALYRSNRVYLEPEYYRPLGIPTVVFEFDRYWDRNYRGRDFYRDRDRWRRGPDWAEERDWQRQREEPRREWQRRQATEREEWEREPERREWERQQARERQRATERQEARERQQWQREREREHRDWRDRRRDDERQEGGSAENYQGARKEERARQLRELRRDGEVRTVPKCVFNDFACEND, encoded by the coding sequence GTGAAGAAAGCGTTCTTGCGGGCGGCTGCTGTTTGTGCGCTCTCGCTCATGCCGTTCGTTGCCGAAGCTGCGGAGGGCTTTGCCACCGCCAATGTCAACATGCGCTCAGGCCCGAGTACCCGTTATCCCGCGGTCACCATTATTCCGGCAGGTGAAGCGGTGGAAATCCACGGATGCCTGGCCGACAGACCCTGGTGCGACGTTTCCTTCTATGACGGACGCGGATGGGTCGCCGGGCAATATGTCCAGGCGCTCTACCGCAGCAATCGGGTCTACCTCGAGCCGGAATATTATCGGCCGCTCGGGATTCCGACGGTCGTCTTCGAATTCGATCGCTATTGGGACCGCAACTATAGGGGACGCGATTTCTATCGTGACCGCGACCGCTGGCGCCGCGGACCCGATTGGGCCGAGGAACGCGACTGGCAGCGGCAGCGCGAAGAGCCGCGCCGCGAATGGCAGCGCAGGCAGGCGACGGAACGCGAGGAATGGGAGCGCGAGCCGGAGCGCCGCGAATGGGAACGCCAGCAGGCCAGAGAACGGCAACGGGCCACAGAGCGCCAAGAGGCGAGAGAACGCCAGCAATGGCAGCGCGAGCGGGAACGCGAGCATCGGGACTGGCGGGACCGTCGCCGCGATGACGAGCGGCAGGAAGGCGGTTCCGCCGAGAACTATCAAGGTGCTCGCAAGGAAGAGCGGGCGCGCCAACTTCGTGAGCTGCGACGGGACGGTGAAGTCAGAACGGTTCCGAAGTGCGTTTTCAACGATTTCGCCTGTGAAAACGACTGA
- a CDS encoding DUF1254 domain-containing protein, translated as MRRALFTFLVGLVGAALLHIVIVLALPRFTGRDAYTRILGLLEMDSFFPLTAEPGPTGLDNSDPFLRTAVCNFSVADAPARFIARGSVPFWSLSIFDSGSNEVFSMNDQTAVNGDLDLVVATPIQLVELRKSPPEALAQAIMIEMKDEEGYAVLRALAPLNSFEEQVRDFLTDSSCAPFRRQ; from the coding sequence ATGCGTAGGGCGCTGTTCACCTTTCTCGTCGGGCTCGTCGGCGCCGCTCTCCTGCATATAGTCATCGTCCTTGCCCTGCCGCGGTTCACCGGCCGGGACGCCTATACGCGTATCCTCGGTCTTCTCGAGATGGACAGTTTCTTTCCGCTCACGGCCGAGCCCGGTCCGACTGGACTGGACAATAGCGACCCTTTTCTACGCACCGCCGTTTGCAACTTCTCCGTCGCGGATGCGCCGGCGCGTTTCATTGCGCGTGGTTCCGTACCTTTCTGGTCGCTTTCGATCTTCGACAGCGGGTCGAACGAAGTCTTCAGCATGAACGATCAGACCGCCGTCAATGGAGATCTCGATCTGGTCGTCGCGACGCCGATCCAGTTGGTCGAGCTGCGCAAGTCGCCGCCGGAAGCGCTCGCCCAAGCGATCATGATCGAGATGAAGGACGAGGAGGGCTATGCGGTCCTGCGCGCCCTGGCGCCGCTTAACAGTTTCGAGGAGCAGGTCCGCGATTTCCTGACGGACTCGAGCTGCGCGCCATTCCGGCGCCAGTGA
- a CDS encoding DUF1214 domain-containing protein, producing MFRVPLLVALALIVAFGGGITSAIWALKATVGFGSIAIGPWVAFPEAQTVAADPYAKAHRARVGELLYGGAEGLKFTAATDDTGARLSAACSYDVSGITPPARFWTLYTATTDGATLRPGSEMPSAINSWTVLRAKDSSFVIHASPAAQPDNWLAIRHTGNFQLVLTLLDTPTAGSSGLIDLAMPKIVKTGCGNA from the coding sequence TTGTTCCGCGTTCCCCTCCTCGTCGCCCTTGCACTTATCGTCGCCTTCGGCGGCGGCATTACGTCAGCCATATGGGCGCTGAAGGCGACCGTCGGCTTCGGATCGATCGCGATCGGCCCCTGGGTGGCCTTCCCCGAGGCGCAAACCGTCGCGGCGGATCCCTATGCAAAGGCGCACCGCGCTCGTGTCGGGGAATTGCTCTATGGCGGCGCGGAAGGGTTGAAATTCACAGCGGCTACCGACGATACCGGCGCGCGCCTTTCAGCCGCTTGCTCCTATGACGTTTCCGGGATCACGCCACCCGCCCGTTTCTGGACCCTCTACACCGCAACCACCGACGGCGCGACGCTACGACCGGGCTCCGAGATGCCTTCGGCGATCAATTCGTGGACGGTGCTGCGCGCCAAGGACAGCAGCTTCGTCATTCACGCCTCGCCGGCCGCACAGCCGGACAACTGGCTCGCCATCCGCCACACGGGAAACTTCCAGCTCGTGCTGACGCTGCTCGATACGCCAACGGCCGGCTCATCCGGACTGATCGACCTCGCAATGCCGAAGATCGTCAAGACGGGGTGCGGGAATGCGTAG
- a CDS encoding transglycosylase domain-containing protein gives MARKLRDRKAVQEPRKEEDRPKKRHIFLRIDSWIDSTVWSAGFRLAEWWEDTTIFFRRFRMRGWKRAFFEVLGEGMTWGTAGAVLMLALALPAFEETKGNWRAQSDFAVTFLDRYGNEIGHRGIIHEDSVPIDELPDHLIKAVLATEDRRFFDHWGIDFLGLSRAMTENARAGGVVQGGSTLTQQLAKNLFLSNERTIERKIKEAFLAVWLESNLSKKEILRLYLDRAYMGGGTFGAAAAAQFYFGKAITDVNLAESAMLAGLFKAPARYAPHVNLPAARARANEVLSNLVQGGLMTEGQVLAARLNPATVIDRAQVKAPDFFLDWAFDEVQRIAAPFAQHSLIVRTTIDMGLQQAGEESIESSLRQYGESYKVKQGALVMIENGGAVRAMVGGRDYGESQFNRATRALRQPGSSFKVYTYAAAMEKGMTPETVVVDAPITWRGWSPQNYARKYAGRVTLMNALARSINTVPVRLAKDKLGTEIIAQTAKRMGVETPIRTDKTMPLGTSEVTVLDQATAYAVFPAGGLESRRHGISQILNYDGDILYDFGRDAQPARRVLSEQAISSMNRILTQIPVIGTGRRAALSNGVVTGGKTGTTQAYRDAWFVGFTGDYTTAVWFGNDDYTSTEEMTGGSLPAMTFKRLMDYAEQGIEHRAIPGIEAPPAETQKKPEAVAEAEADENALPPLVRPRSLSADVTRLLKSIGNAFEQASPLKPKEKGGGRVAVLEAPDETSAMPRVTDAAKN, from the coding sequence GTGGCAAGGAAGCTTCGGGACAGGAAAGCCGTGCAGGAACCGCGAAAAGAGGAAGACCGGCCGAAGAAGCGACACATCTTTCTGCGGATCGATTCCTGGATCGATTCCACGGTGTGGAGCGCCGGATTCCGTCTGGCGGAATGGTGGGAAGACACCACCATCTTCTTCCGTCGCTTTCGCATGCGCGGCTGGAAAAGAGCGTTTTTTGAGGTGCTCGGCGAGGGGATGACCTGGGGCACCGCCGGCGCCGTGCTGATGCTTGCGCTGGCGCTTCCGGCCTTCGAGGAAACCAAGGGGAACTGGCGGGCGCAAAGCGACTTTGCCGTCACCTTTCTCGATCGCTATGGCAATGAGATCGGCCATCGCGGCATCATCCACGAGGATTCGGTTCCGATCGACGAACTGCCGGATCACTTGATCAAGGCGGTCCTGGCGACGGAGGACCGCCGTTTCTTCGACCACTGGGGCATCGACTTCCTCGGCCTGTCGCGCGCCATGACCGAGAACGCCCGCGCCGGCGGCGTCGTTCAGGGCGGCTCCACGCTGACGCAGCAGCTTGCCAAGAACCTGTTCCTGTCGAACGAGCGAACGATCGAGCGCAAGATCAAGGAAGCCTTTCTCGCTGTCTGGCTCGAATCCAATCTCTCGAAGAAGGAAATCCTCCGCCTCTATCTCGATCGCGCCTACATGGGCGGCGGCACCTTCGGTGCGGCGGCGGCGGCTCAATTCTACTTCGGCAAGGCGATCACCGACGTCAACCTCGCCGAGTCCGCGATGCTGGCCGGGCTGTTCAAGGCCCCGGCGCGATACGCGCCGCACGTCAACCTGCCGGCGGCACGCGCCCGCGCCAACGAGGTGCTGTCCAATCTCGTCCAGGGCGGCCTGATGACGGAGGGCCAGGTGCTCGCCGCCCGTCTCAATCCGGCGACCGTCATCGATCGCGCCCAGGTCAAGGCACCGGACTTCTTCCTCGACTGGGCCTTCGACGAGGTTCAGCGCATTGCCGCTCCCTTCGCGCAGCATTCGCTAATCGTCAGAACGACGATCGACATGGGGCTGCAGCAGGCGGGCGAAGAATCGATCGAATCGAGCCTCAGGCAATACGGCGAAAGCTACAAGGTGAAGCAGGGCGCTCTGGTCATGATCGAAAACGGCGGTGCCGTGCGTGCAATGGTTGGCGGCCGCGACTATGGCGAAAGCCAGTTCAACCGGGCCACCCGTGCGCTCCGCCAACCCGGCTCCTCCTTCAAGGTCTATACCTATGCGGCGGCGATGGAGAAAGGCATGACGCCCGAGACGGTGGTCGTCGATGCGCCGATCACCTGGCGCGGCTGGTCGCCGCAGAACTACGCCCGCAAATATGCCGGCCGGGTCACCTTGATGAACGCGCTGGCGAGATCGATCAATACCGTTCCGGTCCGCCTCGCCAAGGACAAGCTCGGCACCGAGATCATCGCCCAAACCGCAAAAAGGATGGGCGTGGAAACGCCGATCCGCACCGACAAGACCATGCCGCTCGGCACGTCCGAGGTGACCGTGCTCGACCAGGCGACCGCCTATGCCGTCTTCCCCGCCGGAGGATTGGAATCCCGCCGCCACGGCATCAGTCAGATCCTGAACTACGATGGCGATATCCTCTACGACTTCGGCCGCGACGCTCAGCCGGCGCGACGGGTTCTGAGCGAGCAGGCCATCTCGTCGATGAATCGAATTCTCACCCAGATCCCGGTCATCGGAACCGGCCGCAGGGCCGCGCTGAGCAACGGGGTCGTGACGGGCGGAAAGACGGGAACGACGCAAGCCTATCGCGACGCCTGGTTCGTGGGCTTCACCGGCGACTACACGACGGCCGTCTGGTTCGGCAATGACGACTACACGTCCACCGAAGAGATGACCGGTGGCTCCCTCCCCGCGATGACCTTCAAACGGCTGATGGACTATGCCGAGCAGGGCATCGAACACCGTGCGATCCCGGGCATCGAGGCTCCGCCGGCCGAAACGCAAAAGAAACCGGAAGCGGTCGCCGAGGCCGAAGCTGACGAAAACGCACTGCCGCCGCTCGTCCGGCCGCGATCCCTGTCTGCCGACGTGACCCGCCTCTTGAAGTCGATCGGCAATGCATTCGAACAGGCGTCACCGTTGAAGCCCAAGGAAAAGGGTGGCGGCCGGGTCGCGGTGCTCGAAGCGCCTGATGAAACGTCAGCGATGCCGCGGGTGACAGATGCCGCGAAGAATTGA
- a CDS encoding YcgN family cysteine cluster protein: protein MGEMPFWKTKSLDEMNDAEWESLCDGCGLCCLNKLEDWDTGEIAWTSIRCTLLDGESCRCKDYDNRQTTVPDCVQLTPKAVREISWLPPTCGYRLIAEERDLYWWHPLVSGDPDTVHAAGISVRGRTTAEDGIDIEDYEEFLVTWPLEVGLEPAE from the coding sequence ATGGGCGAGATGCCTTTCTGGAAGACGAAAAGCCTGGACGAGATGAACGACGCCGAGTGGGAAAGCCTCTGCGACGGCTGCGGGCTCTGTTGCCTCAACAAGCTGGAGGATTGGGACACGGGTGAGATTGCCTGGACCTCGATCCGCTGCACGCTGCTCGACGGCGAGAGCTGTCGCTGCAAGGACTATGATAACCGTCAGACGACGGTTCCCGACTGCGTCCAACTGACCCCGAAGGCGGTGCGTGAGATCAGCTGGCTGCCGCCGACCTGCGGCTATCGTCTGATCGCCGAGGAACGTGACCTGTATTGGTGGCACCCGCTCGTCTCCGGCGATCCGGACACGGTGCATGCGGCCGGAATCTCCGTGCGCGGGCGCACCACCGCCGAGGACGGCATCGACATCGAAGACTATGAGGAATTCCTGGTGACCTGGCCTCTGGAAGTGGGCCTGGAACCGGCGGAGTAG
- a CDS encoding MmcQ/YjbR family DNA-binding protein yields the protein MLTEEIEKLALSLPGTQENAHFGTRDFRVGKRIFMTLPEAGRAVFKLTPDQQRMLLELEPGVCAAVHGGWGARGWTSLYFVDADEELIRQSLETAWRNAAPKSLVRKNGGH from the coding sequence ATGCTAACCGAAGAGATCGAAAAGCTGGCACTTAGCCTTCCGGGGACGCAGGAGAACGCCCATTTCGGAACGCGCGACTTCCGGGTAGGCAAGCGCATTTTCATGACCCTGCCGGAAGCCGGCCGTGCCGTCTTCAAGCTGACGCCCGATCAGCAGCGCATGCTGCTCGAATTGGAGCCGGGCGTCTGTGCCGCGGTGCACGGCGGCTGGGGCGCGCGTGGCTGGACATCTCTCTATTTCGTGGATGCCGACGAGGAGCTCATTCGCCAGTCGCTGGAGACGGCCTGGAGAAATGCCGCCCCGAAGAGCCTTGTACGGAAGAACGGCGGTCACTGA
- the feuN gene encoding two-component system FeuPQ modulator FeuN, producing MSSSVTIVALAAGLAGFSLPAVDVPRVVVRVAGDCSAAAAQVVAETGGELLSAQPTADGKCVVTVLIPGNGGRPKKVTVKVPM from the coding sequence ATGTCTTCATCAGTGACCATAGTCGCGCTCGCCGCAGGCCTCGCAGGTTTTTCGCTGCCTGCCGTTGACGTGCCTAGGGTTGTTGTCCGCGTGGCGGGTGACTGCAGCGCTGCGGCGGCACAAGTCGTCGCCGAGACCGGCGGCGAATTGCTCTCCGCCCAGCCGACAGCCGATGGCAAGTGCGTCGTGACCGTGCTAATCCCCGGCAATGGAGGGCGGCCTAAGAAAGTGACCGTCAAGGTGCCGATGTAG
- the feuP gene encoding two-component system response regulator FeuP, producing MRILIVEDDVNLNRQLADALKEVGYVVDQAFDGEEGHYLGEAEPYDAIILDIGLPEMDGITVLERWRADGKTMPVLILTARDRWSDKVAGIDAGADDYVAKPFHVQEVLARIRALIRRAAGHASSEIVCGPVRLDTKGSKATVGGVALKLTSHEFRLLSYLMHHMGQVVSRTELVEHMYDQDFDRDSNTIEVFIGRLRKKIGNDLIETVRGLGYRMQAPGNGH from the coding sequence ATGCGCATCCTGATAGTCGAGGACGACGTCAACCTGAACAGGCAACTGGCCGACGCGCTGAAGGAAGTCGGATACGTCGTCGACCAGGCCTTCGATGGAGAGGAGGGCCACTATCTCGGCGAAGCGGAACCTTACGACGCGATCATTCTCGATATAGGCCTTCCGGAAATGGACGGCATCACGGTGCTTGAAAGGTGGCGCGCCGACGGTAAGACGATGCCAGTGCTGATTTTGACCGCCCGCGATCGCTGGAGCGACAAGGTGGCGGGTATCGACGCCGGCGCCGACGATTACGTAGCAAAGCCTTTCCATGTCCAGGAGGTGCTCGCCCGCATCCGGGCGCTGATCCGCCGCGCCGCCGGCCATGCCAGTTCCGAGATCGTCTGCGGACCGGTCCGGCTCGACACGAAAGGCTCGAAGGCGACCGTCGGCGGCGTTGCGCTGAAGCTGACCTCCCACGAATTCCGGCTGCTCTCCTATCTCATGCATCACATGGGCCAGGTGGTTTCTCGGACGGAACTTGTCGAGCACATGTATGATCAGGACTTCGACCGCGACTCCAACACGATCGAAGTCTTCATCGGTCGGCTTCGCAAGAAGATCGGCAATGACCTGATCGAGACGGTGCGCGGTCTCGGATATCGGATGCAAGCACCCGGCAATGGCCATTAG
- a CDS encoding ATP-binding protein, which yields MAIRSLTARVLAVSTVWAVVALVVIGVVISALYRQGSERGFQDLLRAQLYNVINSISVDEKAALSGSPQLGDLRFSQPQTGWYWIVEPIGEFATPPLLSTSLGSAKLPIVSVDEVPFDIRYERFYTTEDPFGNEVEVAETEVVLDIQGHTARFRVAGNRDVLEADIDRFTRNLTIALSIFGLGGLGVNALTILFGLRPLDQVRRSLEKIRTGQSERLDGAFPREIQPLANEVNALIDSNRRIIERARMQVGNLAHSLKTPIAVLLNEARVLEVPHGELIRTQADAMQTQVQTYLSRARIAAQRGSILARTEAQPALERIVRVMRRLNPEKQFSLSINPPGLVLAMEQQDVEETVGNLLENAARYARDHVVLSVERAADQERSKESGREWIVLRIDDDGPGLNPDQIALAMKRGKRLDESKPGTGLGLSIVSEIVGEYQGSVELSRRDEGGLRAKLVLPAAV from the coding sequence ATGGCCATTAGATCCCTCACGGCGCGCGTTCTGGCGGTTTCGACCGTTTGGGCCGTCGTTGCCCTCGTCGTGATCGGAGTGGTTATCTCGGCACTCTACCGGCAGGGCTCCGAGCGTGGTTTCCAGGACCTGCTGCGCGCCCAGCTCTACAACGTCATCAATTCGATCTCCGTTGACGAGAAGGCCGCCCTGTCCGGGAGTCCCCAACTCGGCGACCTGCGCTTCTCCCAGCCGCAGACCGGTTGGTATTGGATCGTCGAGCCGATCGGCGAATTCGCTACGCCGCCCTTGCTGTCGACGTCGCTCGGTTCCGCCAAGCTGCCGATCGTGAGTGTCGACGAGGTTCCATTCGATATTCGCTATGAGCGCTTCTACACGACCGAGGACCCATTCGGAAACGAGGTCGAAGTGGCCGAGACCGAAGTGGTGCTCGACATTCAGGGCCACACGGCGCGCTTCCGGGTTGCCGGCAACCGCGACGTCCTGGAGGCGGACATCGACCGTTTCACCCGCAATCTGACGATCGCGCTCTCGATCTTCGGTCTCGGCGGCCTCGGCGTGAACGCCTTGACCATTCTCTTCGGTCTGCGGCCGCTCGATCAGGTGCGCCGCTCGCTCGAAAAGATCCGGACGGGCCAGAGCGAGCGCTTGGACGGTGCTTTCCCGCGCGAGATCCAGCCGCTGGCCAACGAGGTGAATGCGCTGATCGACAGCAACCGCCGCATCATCGAACGCGCCCGCATGCAAGTCGGCAATCTTGCCCACTCCCTGAAGACGCCGATCGCCGTGCTGCTCAACGAGGCGCGCGTTCTCGAGGTCCCCCACGGTGAACTGATCAGGACGCAGGCGGACGCGATGCAGACCCAGGTGCAGACCTATCTCAGCCGCGCCCGGATTGCGGCCCAGCGCGGCTCCATCCTGGCGAGGACCGAGGCTCAGCCGGCCCTCGAAAGGATCGTTCGGGTGATGCGGCGGCTCAATCCGGAGAAGCAGTTCAGCCTGTCGATCAACCCGCCGGGGCTGGTGCTGGCAATGGAGCAGCAGGATGTCGAGGAGACCGTCGGCAACCTGCTCGAAAATGCCGCCCGATACGCACGTGATCACGTCGTACTCAGCGTTGAGCGCGCCGCCGACCAGGAGCGCAGCAAGGAGTCCGGCCGCGAATGGATCGTCCTGCGGATCGACGACGACGGCCCGGGCCTCAATCCGGATCAGATCGCGTTGGCGATGAAGCGCGGCAAACGACTCGATGAAAGCAAGCCGGGCACCGGCCTGGGGCTTTCGATCGTCAGCGAGATCGTCGGTGAATATCAGGGCAGCGTCGAGCTCAGTCGACGCGACGAGGGGGGCTTGAGGGCCAAACTCGTTCTGCCAGCGGCGGTCTGA